A genomic window from Fusarium oxysporum Fo47 chromosome X, complete sequence includes:
- a CDS encoding P-loop containing nucleoside triphosphate hydrolase protein — translation MYKTQEDGIRPVFVIGCPRSGTTLIGQFIATAPTLLNAGELSAMYFTHDVAEKEYTRVPSQYKAEYLSDLRAHSAQFMRKLCSREGKLGFVESTPWNMRVLPTLVGAFPEAVFVVCIRHYAGVIQSLRSSWEQGYKWAGPTDIQRAQLWTEMNGYIDRLPMDTTIFFSYDAMCRDPAASVSELEQQLRLKDVNGPFDRSVFADSHASSPARPKVASKSAEGKSEMQSISAYNTAAWSTADEAVVCEVVAPAIDKIARISRIQISPVHAGQAWQASLSPSPLYSP, via the coding sequence ATGTATAAGACACAGGAAGACGGCATCCGCCCAGTTTTTGTGATCGGCTGCCCACGGTCGGGCACGACGCTGATCGGCCAATTCATTGCTACAGCGCCTACCCTACTAAACGCGGGCGAACTATCGGCTATGTATTTCACGCACGACGTGGCAGAGAAGGAATACACGCGAGTACCTTCGCAGTACAAGGCAGAATACCTAAGCGACCTACGCGCGCATTCGGCGCAGTTTATGCGCAAGTTGTGCTCTCGCGAAGGAAAATTGGGATTTGTAGAATCAACACCATGGAACATGCGGGTGCTGCCGACGCTTGTTGGGGCTTTCCCGGAGGCAGTCTTTGTGGTCTGCATCCGGCACTATGCCGGCGTGATCCAGAGCCTGCGCAGTTCGTGGGAACAGGGTTACAAATGGGCCGGCCCCACCGACATTCAGCGCGCGCAGCTCTGGACCGAAATGAACGGTTATATCGACCGATTACCCATGGATACGACGATATTTTTTTCTTACGATGCCATGTGCAGGGATCCTGCAGCCTCCGTGTCGGAACTAGAACAGCAATTACGCCTGAAAGATGTGAATGGTCCGTTCGACCGCTCTGTCTTTGCGGACAGCCATGCGTCATCTCCGGCAAGGCCCAAGGTGGCTTCCAAGAGCGCTGAGGGTAAAAGCGAGATGCAATCCATTTCTGCTTATAACACAGCCGCCTGGAGCACGGCAGATGAAGCGGTGGTGTGTGAGGTTGTGGCCCCAGCTATTGACAAAATTGCCCGGATCTCTAGAATACAAATATCGCCGGTGCATGCCGGGCAAGCCTGGCAAGCCTCGCTTTCGCCGTCGCCACTTTATAGTCCATGA